The Mercurialis annua linkage group LG7, ddMerAnnu1.2, whole genome shotgun sequence genome includes the window AATTGTTGCAGTATTACTACTGTTTATGGCAGCTCTATGTACCCAAActcatttttgttctttttcatTGATAGAGACTTATGATATTATCAACTGCACATTTCCATGCCTACTCAGCCCGGGCGTGCCTTCTCTTCTGCTGCCTCCACCCCCACCACCGCCACGGGATGTTCGGATCGGATCTAATCGGATCAACCGAccgaattaaattaaaattctgatttaatttaatttaatttttaattaattttattcagtTATATATAAGAATTTTTAAGAATTGATTAATGTAATCAGtcaaattgtttaaattttttaaataattaaaccgaTCGAATTaactgaattttatatatagtgttaTTCTTGTAATCTTCTAAAAAATCAAGATAATATCCTAATTTCTATACGGTATATGTCAATTTATCCTTCAAATTTGTATTTAATGTGAAAtcaacattatttttaaaaatattcaatatttaatattgaaaaaacTCGGTTATTCAGCCAGCTGAAATAATAAATCGAacaaatcaattattttaattctgttaTAATCTAGTTTGTATATATTCTGATTATGGTtggactaatttttttatttaatttgattcagTGACTGAACATATTGATCATGGACAGTCTTACCACCACCGCCATCTCAGCACCACCGACCGACACCACCCTGACACTTCTTATCTTCATGCATTCCGGTCCCACGCCACTGTCCCGGTGGCCTCATCTTTTGAAGTTTCTTGACTTGGAATTAAATCTTATCTCTATGTATGACCAAAATAGTATAACCTGGTTCACATTTCATTTCATACCTTTTATTGCAAAATTTTGTATTGTATTGTTGAGTGAAGCATTGTCTTCTTTCTTGTTTAGTAAGTGAACTAATTGGGTGAAAGTTGAATAGTTTTCTACATTTGTTGCAAATTTAATAAGTGAATCTTTCTTTTGTTGCTTTTTACTATATTTATGCTCATCCTCTCTCTATAAATGTATTTTCGAGTGATTATATATTATATGAaggcaaaaatacttaaaaatccCCCACTTTTGACTTTGTTTTTGATTGCACCACCACGTAgcagaattttcaattacaccctatttagggttttcaatTTTCGTCTGTATcccaattgactaaaatgacctctttttatttagaaaaaagtttaaattaatccttcatatactaatttatttgtttttttcaaatggaaaaaataatgatacaatccctctatttagttggttttaataattttatcattaaattaattaaattatcaattttttttattttagggtacagatgaaaactgaaaaccctatATAGGATGCAATTGATAATTCTCCTAAGTgatggtggaattgaaaaaaaattcaaagatgGGGGAGTTTCCAGTATTTTTGCCTTATATGAACCGTTGTGTcacgttattaaaaaaaaagttaatgagGTGTTTGCGATAgtgaaatatttaatatttttagtttatgtcATGATATTCTcagtttttgaaatttataaaagtCTCGACTCGAGTTAGAACTTCTAGATGACCACATTGTTATTTTCATAAGAAATTGAGAAGAAAATACACTTTATATATTGTGTAATTTAAGATCTGTTGAATGtcccatattttttaaaaaaaaagcacTTTAATTTCCTGAAATTATCAACATAAATGTGAACTCCAATACTTGATCGACGGCGTATTTATGAGCGCTTTGCATGGGTACGACCACCATGCACAAATAACCTATAACTTCTACGTAGTACTACTATTCctcattatttttataactttggTCTGACTTAATAAAATCTTGCATGGCTAGTTTAAGATGTTATTTTGATTATGAActttactaatattttttttttgaaataaacttTACTGATAATGTTGCATTGATGAATTATGAATTTTGGGTATGAATTAATCagtcaaaatttattaaatgaagGCTTAATGAGTTTTCATCAATATTAACTACATTTTCGATAAAGAAACCAAAAGTTAGTTAACATATTgatatctaaaataaaatactccctccgtcccgtttaaaaagggacatatcccatttttatttgttccaTCTAAAACGGTCATATCGTGTTTTCTAtgccaatttatattgaacttccacttttatccctttagttATTTCAATATGAATTAAATGCAACTTAATTTACAATAcatttattctattattaggagagattatactaattaataagggtagacatgacaaaataaaatattgtcttattttattaatttttgtgcaaaactcatttgtcccttcttaaacgggacagaAGGAGTACTTAGTTAGTATTAATAAAACAtgtatttcttttcaattttttttataaatgaggattaaataattataatttaattttaaaaatttcaatttcaatttttttatgaatgaggattaaataatttaatccctATTCCTATAACAACTCAAACTCAAGACCTATCAATGTTCAGTGGAGTGTTCCTACTATTTGAACTGATCTATCTTATTGATCacataattgaaattaaattcatcccattttaaaaattgacgaatttagatttattttgataattacgccaaaatgaaaaaattagacTAAAAATGTTGAACAAAAAAGTTTGACTGGTGAGTAAGAGAGAAGGATTACAATGTGAGACCTGACAAAGAAGAAGAACGGTCGGAtgagagaagaagaaagagatcGACGGTGTGGGATGAAGAGAGAGGTTTGGTAATGAGAACAGTGAAGCGAAAAATGCGGAATGAGATTGGTAAGAAAGGGAGTACGGAGGAGGGAATCTGATGCGGACATGACGCGTCCGAAATCAGAGGGAAGACCCAATTATTGCTTCCCACGCTAATCCGACATCCATCATATTGTCTCTTCTCATTCCTGtcccaccaccaccaccacactCTTTCATTCTAAATCCAACCTTAGCCCAATAAtcctaaattattttattaaatttttttggccaaatgttataaaaaagtcaaacctttcacaaaagtcctgaccttttaattttgtcgattttggccaaaaacagattgtttggtttcaattgtggccaactctcaatttgatttcaagtTGCCTTTGTGGCGCCTATGTAGTATGCATATATATTGAAAGGTAACGACTTttctgaaaccaaataatcaatttttggccaaaatcgacaaaattgaaagatcaggacttttgtgaaaccaaataatcagtttttggccaaaattgataaaatttttaagtcaggacttttgtgaaacttttgtgaaaggtctGGCtttttttacgacatttggccaatttttttcattcatttatacaaattcaaaggaaaattaaaattaaaatactattaaatattatgaaataatttttaaatctatataaaaaagatattttagTAGTTTTTAATCCAAATCAAGTTGAACTGAATTGATTATAATATTTCATTGTTTTAGCAATAGCtgaaaattaatatagttaTAAAGAtagtcaaatttaaattttaaattacagttaatttaattaaatttatatacgtaTAATCAGGACAAGACTACTCATAAACTAGGGAAGGTTCTAGTCCGGGTtagcattataattttttaaaagattgagATAAAATTTGTGATGAATTCAagactataaaataaaatttgaattatcaAAAGATTAAAAGTAAACTACAAATAAAATTCGGAccgaaaataaaatttcaaatccaCTACTGCCTATAATACACACCCTTAATTCTCACATTgtttacagttttttttttgagcaagtttatagtttatttatacCTAGAACAAAACGCTATTGCATGAATATTAAATTGTGGGGGGATCAAGCAAATATATCTAGGATCATGTACTGCCCACAAGAGAATTTATGTATACTTAATTTTGAGTGGAAACTTTAGGGAGTTGTTTATATAATAAAGTATTTATGCacttttgattaaaaaattaggataaTATTGATAATGAGATGTAGAGTATGACTAAGGGAAGAAACAAACTGACACTGAACATATAATTGGATAAATCTATTTCAAATGATTACATTTGTATGTTTGCATAACaagtttgttttttaaaatccaatttggTGATGAAGAAGATGGATTGAGCTGCAACCCACTAGTTGTAGTTACCCGCTTATTAATCACAGtctgaaaattaacaatttaaaatttatctaatcaaataaaaatattatccaaTTCAActatataagtttttttttaactatataagtttgttatattaaaaatattataaacttaCCATTGTTTGATCAGTCGAGTGATAAAATGCCTACGCTCACTTAAAATATTCCGGATTCAAATCTcgttttcattaaaaataattatgacTGAATGTTGTGTCTCTTATTGCCGATTATTTCATGCAAAACTTGATATGCAAGATTATAGTTGTACACTTTCAATTGATTTACAGtatttagttattttcaatttttcattttaaaataatggaGCAATCTTTAATGTGTGCCATAGAAGcaattaaaatgaataattaatgCATAAACATAATGGCTGAAATAAACATAATGGCTGTATTATTGGAATTTGAGATGTAGCTAGCCGGGTCTACTTTGTTTGCACCAAATTCTAGTTCTTTTCTAGCCGTACTATCCTTATGAAGCATTAGCCTACATATTTTCATTCTCCAATTAATGAACAACATAAACAAACAAAGTGCAAtgtgttttctttttgtttttcttctttaaaatacaaatatgatataaaaaataaaaaatataaaggtgTCAACTCGCATATTCTGTTCATGAATTATATAAACACGATTCATTTAACTTACTTATTATAGATAGAttagatataaattttataaaaaaaacacaacatgTTACATTTATTTAAATAGTAGAATGTAAATAATgctaatataaaaaattcaacatatttatttaaataaataaaatgttagtacttatttagatttaatttaaataacataatatgTATACTAcatttagttaaataattttttattaaatataaataattaaattaacttttaaaatttgaaaaatgacATAATTAATAGTGTGTTGGAATGGAGTGACATGATACAATATAACACGTTTTAAACCATATACTACAAATTGattatgaataaatttataaatcagCGACAAGATATTTCGAACCATATTATAATCAAATTGAACCGTTTATTACGCAAACATATTCAATTTCACGTTAACTCCTAATGTTCTTCATGTTAGACAAATAACATTTGCTTTATGATTTATTCTGTCGCTTAATAGtaaaaataatgtaatttaATCAATTACAGTAGTATTTTTAACATGTTTAATAATGTTGCGAAATGATGTTTCTCCATCAAACAAAATTCTCTGCCCATCAAAATTAGTCAAGCAAATGGGTCCCATATTCTCAATAATAACGCCAAAATGTCTACCTAATTTATCACATCCTTCCCCATCAAAGAATTTCGAATAATAAGTTAAGAACAGAAGCTAGTAGTATTTTAGATATcttaaattttactaaaaaatattttagatatGTTAATTTATCAGAAGAAAACAAATCGAAAAACACAAAACAACGGCAGTAGTATCTAATCTAGTTCCAACTTTCCAAGCAAATAAGCCGCATACCTATGAGCCGACCCAAGATAAAGCCCACTGATCAATATGTCGTCCCTAACCAAACACTGCACCAAACCTGCCACTGATCagattctctctctctctagcTTTCTCTCTCTATAAAAACCCTAGCTTTTCCGCCATTTTCACACTCTCTAACCCACATTTCTTGGTTCTTGAAGTTAAACCCTAGAAACCTATCAAGAAAATATTCAAGAAAGTTCTAAAAGAAGTGAAAACGTTTCGAAAATGCCGTCTGCTGATCATGCTTCTTCTACTGAGACTAGAAGAGTAACCAAACCCTACCCTACCGGCCCCGGAGCTCCTCCGCCTGAGCAAGAGCACCTCCCGTGTCCGCGTTGTGATTCTACTAATACTAAGTTTTGTTATTACAACAACTATAACTTCTCTCAGCCTCGTCATTTCTGTAAGTCTTGCCGCCGTTACTGGACTCACGGTGGTACTCTCAGGGACATTCCGGTTGGTGGTGGGACACGCAAGAATGCTAAACGGTCACGTACTTCCGGTCCGATGAACTCCGCTGATCATCATCATAATCTTCCGCTATCCGCCACTCCGGTGCTTGTGCCTCTCATGGGTAACCAGGGACAATTTGGTtgtggcggcggcggcggcgacgGGAAGGGTGGTAATACCGGTAATTCTAACGGTTGTGGTGGTAGTTTTACTTCGTTGTTGAATACTCAAGGTCCTGGTTTTCTAGCCCTAGGTGGTTTTGGTCTCGGTCTTGGAAGCGGTTTTGAAGATATGGGCGGTTTTGGTCTTGGAAGAGGGGTTTGGCCTTTCCCCGGAGTCGGAGATCACGGTgctggcggcggcggcggtcaTGGTGGTGGTGTTACCGGCATGGGGAACGCGTGGCAGTATGAGAATAATAGTAGTGAAAATGGATTTATTGGTGTTAACGGTGGTGACTGCTTTTCTTGGCCTGATCTAGCAATTTCAACTCCTGGAAATGGACTAAAATGATATACTAATAGTATTATTGTTCTTGGTTTTAATTTGAATAGTTGATTAATTGCTTGTttaatattaattctcttaTGGATTTTTGATCCTTTTTTAGGGAAACAAAATACCCTTTGGCCTGAGGGGTTTagttaatgaaaaattattgcacacaaccgttgcgccatgtcattcgtgcaacaaaccaattgtgcgttacccatgtggaaaattaaatgataaaaaaaataaataataattaaaagattccctatcgcaaatgctcattggcttgatgtaaaaatgacgtggcgcaacggttgcatgtgATAAACACTCTTAGTTAATTACTGAGTAATGAGATTAGTAAAAATTAGgtttaaaattagaaaagaaataTGTGACTTTTTTCCTCTTTTAATTTTCTCTTCCCTCTCTTTTATTTTGAATCTCTGTGCCATATGTGAATgtaatttacaaactttacatttctctttattttttatcaatccAAGAGTGTCTCAAGTTTTTCATCCGTGTCTAAATAAAAGGTTCAAATGAGTATTTTACTTAAAGgtaaaagatacaaaaaaattcttgaagtttttctaaaaatacagatcagtccttaaactttttatGCGCAAAAAATCCTCATTGTTTTATAATTGAACAAAAAAGCCCTTCCATCCATCACTCTGACTGACGGCCGTTGACTTGCTGACTTGGCGATAgaaaaaagattcaaatatatccttcatgtttaaaatacttaccagtttttatatttataattttttagtttttttttaccatCTTCTTCCTAATAAACTCTATCGTTACGTCAACAAGTTAATTAACAGCCGTTAGTCAAAGTGATGAACGAAATGacttttttgttcaattttaaaacgaCGAGGGGTTTTTTGTGCctaaaaaagtttaagggctgATCTGTAATTTTAGGAGAACttcaatgatttttttataccttttgcctTTACTATATATTACAAAGTTCTCATAGGAGGAATGGAGCCGATAATATTCATTATCGCATCcttcaattataataaaaaagtatcggtcaaataaattttgatgtttaaaatttataacgatttacctatattttttaaaacgttataaaataattcctaaccttttattttttgtattttatagtTCAAACTATTTTCCTGTAATTTTGAATACGTGGCAGCCATGTTAGACTGTAAATTGCACTGTAGAAAATCTAAGATAGTGTAAAATATATAGATTTTTAATAAGATGATACAATTAGTAGTTGTTAACTTTTTAAACTGTCTTCAGTTGCAAATATGAAAAAGATGTAGGCATCATATAGATTGgaagtttttaaaattgttgAATTGTAAACTCAAGTATGTAAGatttctgaatttttatttttaatgttctaattaaatataaaatgtataagaatatatttcaaataattacattttaatataatccacattttcaattttttcatgcGAGAgtttaaataagaaattttgAGGAATGAGGAACTTTTACTATTTATAGATTCTTATGCTATTATTCGTACCAAACGATGGATTTTGGTGAAGCTATGAATGGTATcaattttatagattttgttCCTTCAAAATTCTCAATTCAAATGGTgttgtaacttttttttcaatattattagatgttttaacttaattaattatttagagaAAACAAgtcataataaaatatattaacatcttaaaatataaaaatatttacattattttttaaataatctaattatttataaattatgtaaaggtaaatattttaaattatagtatctacaaactttttaaataattaaaaaaattaattttttatataaaatatttttaaaactaaatgtttttcttaGAAAAATATAAcgttattatttatattaaataaatactaAGATATATTTACAATatacaaaatgaaaaaatagcCATAgtattcaaaattattttatttatcaataacaACTATCAACTATTAACAACAATTAacgtcattttttttattatcagcTGTTAATAACAACCGAATCGAAGACACTTATATTTAAGACATTTAAATTAAAGCCACACAATCGAATATGGATagaaaaactttaaatttattgaaaaaatattattaggATATATATATTCTTAATTAGGTGACAAAATATAATACATTTTGTGAAAATTAAACTTCCGCATAGTGATTGGCCAGCAACTTAGTCTAGTGGAACCGGTGATTAATCTAAAAATCATTAACTAAGCTGATTATCAAAAATCAACGAGACCATCAGTCCGATCCTGTGGATCAACGCTTCAGTTAAAGAGCGGCaaatataagtatttttataaaaattcttgaaGAATTAAGAATGAAATACTAGAATATTTGATAGAAAAAGTAAAaacattttactattttaaaataaatagaattcCAATGTACCATGACTAAAAAATTGGAATTGAACATTgagattataataaaaattgggCCAAGTACTCCTATTCGAGTCCGTTTATTTTATTGGcttaatactttaaaaaactccgacctttcgtctccttttcaatcctacaTGTCGTtgaaaaattgttaattttaccccgagtgaaggttcaaaaaaacccctgaacttggcacgaagGATCAAATAAGTCCAACCTCGTAAAACCGGATCAAATTACCCCACAATTTGGCAAAACCAGATCGGTTTCACCCTTTTGACTAAAAAAGAGAGTggaataactattttaaaaaattaaccctaattaactgtaattaatcttaattaaaacactaaataatcaaatttaatttaaaatctaattaatataaaattgggGCTTTTTCTACCCCTTTTCCTATATAAATCTAATTACTCTCATAATCAATTGTAATTATTCAAAATGAACCCTAATTAAACTCTGAAAATACTAAGAAAAACTAACAAACACTAATCATTTCCCCGACCCCTCCAAGAACAGACCACCACCGAAATTGATTCTTGAGTTCTTCATTTGCCATCAACTTTTTTtaacaaactaaaatttaaacaaattcaagaacaaaaaactaagatttaaataaatccaacaacaaaaaaattaaaattcatggTGGCAGCAACTTTTCCAACTCCGGCAACAACAAACAGGAAAAGTGAGAAGGCAATTGTTAGGATGGACCGGCTGCTAATGCATAGAGAAATTGTTGTAGTTTAAATTTCCATCACTCCCGCGTCAATCTTCCGCCACCGCTGCATCAATCTTCTGCCACCGCTGCACCAAACTTCCGTCACCAGAAAAAATGGGAAGAGAGTTGTTGGGATGAACCGGTTGTTGCTGCTGCTGGAGGACGGCGGTTGTTTCTGCTGAAGGACGACCGACGGTAACGTTGCTGCTGAAGGATGACCGGCGGCTGTTTCTGGTGAAGGACGCCGACGGGTTATGGAGAAGGGGAAGAATGTGTTGACGCCGACGGGATATGGTGAAGGGGAAGAATGTATTGGCGGcgggataaaataaattatgttttaggttttagtttttaaatgattttagggTTTAATGGGTTAAAGTTAATAATGGTCCCtgttttgttaattaaaaattaatttggtgttcaaacatttgaaattaaaaaaaataaaaaaagttaaatgtcaattttgtgaataaaataaaaattaaggactattttaatcttttaaccatttaaaaccaCCTAAATCCatttaaaaccggagagtgtgttcactctctagggtgagagtggggaagggGGTATTTGATACGTTTTTGCATAGTTGTGGGGTGATTCGATCCATTTTTGCGAGGTTgggcttatttgatatttcgtgccaagttcagggaGGTTTTTGATCCTTTACTCATTTTACCCCAATTTGCattaaaattgacctttatttatttgacaaaagttcaataatttatttaaaaaatggtatatttaatataaaaagttactctaatgcaaaaagggacaatttagagaatttttgtcaaataaaaaaaagttcaattttatgctttaaggtacaattgaaatgaaaaaaatgcaagataagataaaattgacagatttgcaacgtcagggtaggattgaaaaggggctaaaagatcagggttttttttaagacattaaccCTATTTTATTTGGACACTTAACTAGTCCATAAATCATTTTAGtttataaataagataaacAGAAAAAACGacagaaaaaaatcaaaaaagggcaatttttttgaaaattatgcTCTTTCAAAAgagttttcattttaatatctaattttttcACTAAATATCTAAGAGAATTTGcttgtatatataaaaaaaatatgagcaATGTATCCTTAGAGGTATTAAACATGTATATAAAATGTgaaaagatttttattttttagataaatttgaaatgttttgacTTGaagcatatttttgaaaattaagtaattttttgAGATAATTTTATGGTTAACTCATATAAAAAAGCAATATGGGAGAATAAGTTTcacttttcaaaaacaacaaacTTATATATCCTTTTTGAAGCTAATTgaaatttattagaaaataaaataatataagaaatTTTTAAAGACACAAATGTTGCtctaaaattttcatattttaatgtCGTGAAATTTTTTTGCTGTAATTTTTGCATTGcttgtttcatttattttgcaacTTGTTAATATTGCATGTTATTAACAAGCTATACTTCAAATAGTTAAGCCATTATATTAGCATTGTGGTTCAACTTCTCCCGCAAGCGCTATTTCtttccaattattaaaatataaatagtgcACATTTAGTTTAactatttgaaaatcaaatgagaaTTATTCGGCTCTTATGCTTAATGTAGCTacctaataaattattataatcaatagttgctaatattttaaatatcaaatagttatcgatataaaaaatacattataattattttatatagctcatttcatttcattttattaaatgtttatataaaacaattataatataGTTTTTCCAATGTCTAAAATATTTcagattatttttaaatatttaattattaataaatcatataaaaggattattctattagtaatagttatagtttaaatatttttagtttctAATTTCAAACTATtgctcttgaattttttttcatacttgtTTAATTTAATATGAGTCGACTTAGCAACAAATGTTATACATAAGAAAAAGAATTAATAgctatttaatatattaatcgCAGCTAATTAAATCCGATCAAATATATAATGTCTCGGCTATCAATAATAGTTATAAGCTATCAACTATCAGTAATGGTTAAATGATCAATAATAGATAATAACTATAAGCTATCAACTACCAGTAAcggttaaattaaataaattggaaTTTAGCACACAATCACAATTCTACAGTAACTTTAATTATCTCTTGTGGAAattcttattataatttttctataGATCAATTTATCCATTAATAGAAAAAGACTGCTAAATAGTTAATTACAGTTGGATTTTCTTTTTGTGTATGAAGACAAGTATTTCTGATGGCATGCCACCATAATATTAGTACACTGCagattttattctaaaaaaggACTCCAAGTTGATGATTTTAATAAATAGTTGTTTCTAAACATGAtagattaatattaattaattttccatAAATGTCATTAAAATTTGAAGATAAATTTACAGATTAAAGAAAAAATGATTACATATGGAAATGACAAAATTTTTATTCCAAAAAtaacaaagaaaagaaaaatttccATTCACaaatataaattgttaattcCTAGCCTAAGTTTTTATCTATAAATTGAGCAcataaatttttcaattatcATTACTAATCATCatttaaaataagataataaaatCTCATACTAGATTTTCCATGGCTCATCCAATCTTTTGCATTTTAATAGCATTCTTGTTTAGTGTTCAGATCCATGAGTTTGCTGGtatgaaattattattatcttaacATTTTTACTTTACATGAAATTAGTTATAAATGTACTATTGAGTTTGGGGCGAGCAAACGATCCGTCAAACCgaattaaatgttttaactgatatattttggttaaatttattttaaaagttttgagtGATTCGCTTAGgtcaataaaatatatatttatattatagttAAGAGTTGTAAAAACTTTTGTTactgaattaattaaatatttatattaattttaatttatttttgattcaGGTCGGTTTAGTTttgtattttatgattttaattaattcggtCAATGGGTTTTA containing:
- the LOC126654592 gene encoding dof zinc finger protein DOF3.4, giving the protein MPSADHASSTETRRVTKPYPTGPGAPPPEQEHLPCPRCDSTNTKFCYYNNYNFSQPRHFCKSCRRYWTHGGTLRDIPVGGGTRKNAKRSRTSGPMNSADHHHNLPLSATPVLVPLMGNQGQFGCGGGGGDGKGGNTGNSNGCGGSFTSLLNTQGPGFLALGGFGLGLGSGFEDMGGFGLGRGVWPFPGVGDHGAGGGGGHGGGVTGMGNAWQYENNSSENGFIGVNGGDCFSWPDLAISTPGNGLK